The following proteins come from a genomic window of Streptomyces sp. NBC_01716:
- a CDS encoding MMPL family transporter: protein MSAVLERIGAFSARNRGAVAAAWLVILGAVFALTLGGVKSSDSGFEIPGSESATALDTLHRQFPETAEAKGEASLQLVFAARQGGNVSDPVASRAISASVVAAGKVPGITAASDPFSAPAKSGERGEHAGAAETVSPDGRVAVSMLAAVGLDDARAETMTRELLAAGEPARAVGLQVEIGGELASGEPELLGPTEIVGALVALLVLVLTYGTLTAAGATMGSALIGVAVGVLGILGYSALGSGIESTTPILAVMLGLAVGIDYSLFIMARFRDELRAGLTVPDAAARAAATAGTAVVFAGATVFVALAGLTVVGIPFITEMGLAGAFAVAVAIAVAITLLPAVLSTLGHRLLPRREQRAQQRPAHPREFTHSPGRLVASWAHFVTGRPLAGLLGGIALLGVLSIPVVSMSTELLVPGGEDPKDTRRAAYTLVTDAFGAGSQDPLILLVEGDGAARTADETAKALRTDPAVASVSSAVADEDDTDAYIQVVSRYGPTDPGTGELADRIRKTQGGQNAATVSVTGAVAVDIDATDQLSTGLIVYLFCVVGLSLLLLVLVFRSLLVPLLATLGFLLSLGAALGVTTAVFQWGWAGNLVQLAEARPLSAMLPLIVTGVLFGLAMDYQVFMVSRIQEAYRRGLSPVDAVVDGFRRAAVIVVAAAVIMAAVFAGFLLSGALTLVASMSLALTIGVLADALIVRMVLVPAVLVLAGKRAWWLPGRLDRLLPTIDHDGSHAPAKPEEASSVPVSS, encoded by the coding sequence ATGTCAGCTGTACTGGAGAGAATCGGCGCGTTCAGCGCCCGGAACCGGGGAGCTGTGGCTGCCGCGTGGCTGGTGATACTGGGTGCCGTCTTCGCGCTCACTCTGGGCGGGGTGAAGTCCTCCGACTCGGGCTTTGAGATTCCCGGCTCGGAGTCGGCGACCGCCCTCGATACGCTTCACCGGCAATTCCCCGAGACCGCTGAGGCCAAAGGCGAGGCGTCGCTGCAACTCGTGTTCGCCGCACGGCAGGGGGGGAATGTGTCCGATCCGGTGGCTTCCCGCGCGATCAGCGCCTCGGTCGTCGCCGCAGGGAAAGTGCCCGGTATCACTGCCGCGAGTGATCCCTTCTCGGCACCCGCGAAGTCCGGAGAGCGCGGGGAACACGCGGGGGCTGCTGAGACGGTGTCGCCGGACGGCCGGGTCGCCGTGTCGATGCTGGCCGCTGTCGGCCTGGACGACGCGCGAGCCGAAACCATGACCAGGGAGCTGTTGGCGGCGGGCGAACCGGCTCGGGCGGTCGGCCTCCAGGTGGAGATCGGAGGCGAGCTCGCGAGCGGCGAGCCGGAGCTCCTCGGGCCGACCGAGATCGTCGGCGCGCTCGTCGCGCTGCTCGTCCTTGTGCTGACCTACGGCACGCTCACTGCCGCCGGCGCCACCATGGGAAGCGCGCTTATCGGCGTGGCCGTCGGAGTGCTGGGCATCCTGGGGTACTCGGCGCTGGGCTCCGGCATCGAGAGCACCACCCCGATCCTCGCGGTGATGCTGGGCCTGGCGGTCGGTATCGACTACAGCCTGTTCATCATGGCCCGCTTCCGTGATGAACTCCGGGCGGGTCTTACGGTGCCGGACGCCGCGGCCCGGGCCGCGGCGACTGCCGGGACAGCGGTGGTCTTCGCAGGAGCGACCGTTTTCGTCGCCCTGGCCGGACTCACCGTCGTCGGCATCCCCTTCATCACCGAGATGGGCCTGGCAGGTGCCTTCGCGGTGGCGGTCGCCATCGCCGTCGCCATCACCCTGCTGCCGGCCGTCCTGAGTACTCTGGGACACCGACTTCTTCCCCGCCGCGAGCAGCGCGCCCAACAGCGACCGGCCCATCCCCGCGAGTTCACGCACAGCCCAGGGCGCCTCGTAGCCTCCTGGGCGCATTTTGTCACCGGTCGACCGCTCGCTGGGCTGCTCGGCGGGATCGCCCTGCTCGGTGTGCTGAGCATTCCCGTTGTGTCGATGTCGACCGAGCTGCTGGTACCGGGCGGTGAGGATCCCAAGGACACTCGCAGGGCCGCGTACACGTTGGTGACCGACGCCTTCGGTGCAGGGTCCCAGGATCCACTGATTCTGCTGGTCGAAGGAGACGGCGCAGCCCGCACGGCTGATGAGACGGCGAAAGCGCTGCGCACCGACCCCGCAGTGGCCTCCGTGTCATCCGCCGTGGCCGACGAGGACGACACGGATGCCTATATCCAAGTCGTCTCCCGATACGGTCCAACAGACCCGGGAACGGGGGAACTTGCCGACCGGATCAGGAAGACGCAGGGTGGCCAGAACGCGGCCACCGTCTCGGTCACCGGTGCCGTCGCCGTCGACATCGATGCCACCGACCAGCTCAGCACCGGGCTCATCGTCTATCTCTTCTGCGTCGTGGGCCTCTCACTGCTCCTGCTCGTACTCGTGTTCCGGTCGCTGCTGGTCCCGCTGCTGGCAACGCTGGGATTCCTCCTTTCCCTCGGCGCCGCTCTGGGGGTGACCACCGCCGTGTTCCAGTGGGGCTGGGCCGGCAATCTGGTGCAACTGGCCGAGGCCCGCCCGCTGTCAGCGATGCTGCCCCTCATCGTCACCGGCGTACTGTTCGGGCTGGCAATGGACTACCAGGTGTTCATGGTTTCCCGCATTCAGGAGGCATACCGTCGGGGACTCTCACCCGTCGATGCCGTGGTCGACGGCTTCCGCCGGGCGGCCGTCATCGTCGTCGCCGCCGCGGTGATCATGGCGGCTGTCTTCGCCGGCTTCCTCCTCAGCGGGGCGCTGACCCTGGTTGCCTCCATGTCGCTGGCCCTGACGATCGGGGTGCTGGCCGACGCGCTGATCGTTCGGATGGTGCTTGTCCCGGCCGTACTGGTGCTGGCCGGGAAGCGTGCGTGGTGGCTGCCCGGCCGGCTCGACCGGCTATTGCCGACCATCGACCACGACGGCTCCCATGCCCCGGCGAAGCCGGAAGAGGCCTCTTCGGTCCCGGTATCGTCGTGA